One window of Melioribacteraceae bacterium 4301-Me genomic DNA carries:
- a CDS encoding YraN family protein, whose protein sequence is MSKNKKKFGDIGEDIACKYLTEKGFSIIDRNYFYGHGEIDIIAKISNELVFVEVKTRKSIEYGYPETSITKNKIKQIKKTAEAYLYENNIKDQICRFDFIGILMLDNNEPVITHIKNAF, encoded by the coding sequence ATGAGCAAAAACAAAAAGAAATTTGGCGATATCGGCGAAGATATCGCATGTAAATATCTTACAGAAAAAGGCTTTAGCATTATTGATAGAAACTATTTTTATGGACATGGCGAGATTGACATAATTGCAAAAATTAGCAACGAGTTGGTTTTCGTAGAAGTAAAAACAAGAAAAAGCATTGAATATGGCTACCCGGAGACATCGATAACAAAAAATAAAATTAAACAAATCAAAAAAACCGCTGAAGCTTATCTCTACGAGAACAATATAAAAGACCAAATTTGCAGATTTGATTTTATTGGAATTTTAATGTTAGACAATAATGAACCTGTTATAACACATATTAAGAATGCTTTTTGA
- a CDS encoding anion permease, which yields MAFPIIIILLAMVFDFYNGMNDAANSIATVVSTRVLTPLQAVAWASFFNFAAAFTFGESVATTIGKGIVDVNIIDNVVILSALIGAIFTAASATHMGLPISVSHAIIGGLGGAALIKAGPSSIIADGFIKVFAFIFLAPILGMFFAVVFSIVTLWAVKNFQPRKVDKYFRKLQLISAAIYSLSHGSNDAQKTMGIIAVVLFTNGFLGNTFYVPVWVVFLSYTVIALGTFIGGWRVIKTLGMSLTKLTPFGGFSAETSAGLTILLASYFGIPVSTTHTISGAIAGVGSVKGMSYVRWSVARNIVWAWVLTIPLSASFASISFLFINYLMSLF from the coding sequence ATGGCTTTTCCTATAATAATTATCCTGTTAGCAATGGTATTTGATTTTTACAACGGCATGAATGATGCTGCCAACTCTATAGCTACTGTCGTTTCAACAAGAGTATTAACCCCATTGCAGGCTGTTGCATGGGCTTCATTTTTTAATTTTGCAGCCGCATTTACTTTTGGAGAAAGTGTAGCAACTACAATAGGAAAAGGTATTGTAGATGTTAACATAATTGATAACGTTGTAATCTTATCGGCGTTAATTGGTGCAATTTTTACTGCTGCTTCGGCGACCCACATGGGTTTGCCCATTAGCGTTTCTCATGCGATAATTGGTGGCTTGGGGGGTGCAGCACTAATTAAAGCTGGCCCAAGTTCAATTATTGCTGATGGGTTTATTAAAGTATTTGCATTTATTTTTTTAGCTCCAATCTTAGGAATGTTCTTTGCTGTAGTTTTCTCTATTGTTACTTTATGGGCAGTTAAAAATTTTCAACCGCGCAAAGTTGATAAGTATTTTAGAAAATTACAATTAATTTCTGCGGCTATTTACAGCTTAAGTCATGGCTCTAACGATGCTCAAAAAACTATGGGCATTATTGCTGTGGTATTGTTTACTAATGGTTTTTTAGGAAACACTTTCTATGTCCCTGTATGGGTAGTATTTTTAAGCTATACTGTAATAGCTCTTGGAACATTTATTGGCGGCTGGCGCGTTATTAAAACCTTGGGAATGAGCTTGACTAAACTTACACCATTCGGCGGCTTTAGTGCAGAAACATCAGCTGGACTTACAATTTTACTCGCTTCTTATTTTGGAATACCAGTTAGTACTACCCATACTATTTCTGGGGCAATTGCCGGTGTTGGTTCAGTTAAAGGAATGAGTTATGTAAGATGGAGCGTTGCAAGGAATATAGTTTGGGCTTGGGTATTAACTATTCCATTATCAGCTTCGTTTGCAAGTATATCATTTTTATTTATTAATTACTTAATGTCTCTTTTTTAA
- a CDS encoding type II CAAX prenyl endopeptidase Rce1 family protein, producing the protein MNDSVNNTEPGGDRLKVISSIKPVTAAFLSLLAVFFLYQFGGGLLTIAIFGLNFENADVNAMRLLTMGGQILLILLPALIFARLVYENVTQALRVKVPRFKEIALFAMGLIIITPLLQELIFIQNYLFLKLAHVNSFFGNLKEILDKVDQMVEKTYGNLLSSNSFFESSFVIFVVAVTPAICEETFFRGFVQKSFEQKFKPFWSAVITALFFGLYHFNPYGLVSLVILGIYFGFAAYTSNSIFVSMFLHFLNNSIALTAYFIFGEEEIINTKVELTDKVAPHAINLFALIVIFSFFIYYIKKYYKKTELAR; encoded by the coding sequence ATGAACGATAGTGTAAATAATACTGAACCAGGTGGGGACAGGTTAAAAGTAATTTCTTCTATCAAACCTGTTACTGCAGCTTTTCTTTCCTTATTAGCCGTTTTTTTTCTTTACCAATTTGGCGGTGGCCTGCTTACAATTGCTATCTTCGGTTTGAATTTCGAAAATGCAGATGTAAATGCAATGCGTTTGTTAACTATGGGTGGACAAATATTGTTGATTTTGCTTCCTGCTTTAATTTTTGCCAGACTCGTTTATGAAAATGTTACTCAAGCCTTGCGTGTTAAGGTGCCCCGTTTTAAAGAGATAGCTTTATTTGCTATGGGCTTAATTATCATCACTCCATTGCTGCAGGAGTTAATCTTTATTCAAAATTATCTTTTCTTAAAGTTGGCTCATGTAAACAGTTTTTTTGGCAATTTAAAAGAAATTCTTGATAAAGTAGATCAAATGGTTGAAAAAACTTATGGTAATTTGCTTTCTTCAAATTCTTTTTTTGAGTCGTCATTTGTGATATTTGTTGTAGCTGTTACCCCTGCAATTTGTGAAGAAACTTTTTTCAGGGGATTCGTACAAAAAAGCTTTGAACAAAAATTTAAGCCGTTCTGGTCAGCTGTTATTACAGCGTTATTCTTCGGATTATATCATTTTAATCCGTATGGATTAGTTTCCCTTGTAATTTTAGGCATTTACTTCGGCTTTGCGGCTTATACTTCTAATTCAATTTTTGTTTCTATGTTTCTTCACTTCTTAAATAATTCGATTGCATTAACAGCATATTTTATTTTTGGAGAGGAAGAAATAATAAATACAAAAGTAGAATTGACAGATAAAGTTGCACCCCATGCAATCAATCTTTTTGCGTTAATAGTTATTTTTTCTTTTTTTATTTATTACATAAAAAAGTATTATAAAAAAACCGAATTAGCGAGGTAA
- a CDS encoding 1-phosphofructokinase family hexose kinase yields the protein MVLTVTLNPLLEKRLTFKSVTLGNTQRAKSIYFTAGGKGINVSRQLNCLNIPNHALTFLGGDTGKLLRKVLSNEKISFSFVPTKNETREAFLAVEEKIKRVSTFISPNNLITEAESNEFKNKLEKMIRNCSIVVFSGSSPCTQTDDIFSYGINLANQLDKISVLDTYGTHLQKCIDSAPTVIHNNITELENSLNIDLSNEQKKIDFLKFLYSKGIKLAFLTDGSNDVFAAKFDFHYKLSPPKIKLVDSTGSGDAFTAGVVFGLYHSFVFDDLLKIATSLGTANAVKIETCNSTVDEYENYIDLIQIKSVGKKMKIIDDTPNTIS from the coding sequence ATGGTGCTTACAGTTACATTAAACCCATTATTAGAAAAAAGGTTAACTTTTAAATCAGTTACACTTGGGAACACACAGAGAGCTAAAAGTATTTACTTTACTGCAGGCGGAAAAGGTATAAATGTAAGTCGACAATTGAACTGTTTAAATATCCCAAATCATGCTCTTACTTTTTTAGGTGGAGACACTGGTAAATTGCTTCGCAAGGTATTATCAAACGAAAAAATTAGCTTTAGTTTTGTGCCAACTAAAAACGAAACAAGAGAAGCATTTTTAGCTGTAGAAGAAAAAATTAAAAGGGTTTCTACATTTATTTCTCCAAATAATTTAATAACTGAAGCAGAATCAAATGAGTTCAAAAATAAACTTGAAAAAATGATAAGAAACTGTTCAATTGTAGTTTTTTCTGGAAGTTCTCCTTGCACTCAAACAGATGATATCTTTTCATACGGCATTAATCTTGCAAATCAACTTGATAAAATTTCAGTATTAGATACCTACGGCACCCATTTACAAAAATGTATTGATTCCGCACCTACAGTTATTCATAATAATATTACAGAACTGGAAAATTCATTAAATATTGATTTAAGCAACGAACAAAAAAAAATTGACTTCCTAAAATTCCTTTATTCTAAGGGAATTAAACTTGCTTTTCTTACTGATGGCTCTAACGATGTATTTGCTGCTAAATTTGACTTCCATTATAAACTATCACCACCTAAAATCAAGTTAGTTGATTCAACTGGAAGTGGTGATGCCTTTACAGCTGGAGTTGTTTTTGGCCTATATCATTCTTTCGTATTCGATGACTTACTTAAAATTGCTACTTCACTCGGCACAGCAAATGCAGTAAAAATTGAAACTTGTAATTCTACTGTAGATGAGTATGAAAATTACATTGATTTAATACAAATTAAATCTGTCGGTAAAAAAATGAAAATTATTGATGATACACCTAATACAATCTCGTAA
- the rimO gene encoding 30S ribosomal protein S12 methylthiotransferase RimO has translation MQDSSKISVLTLGCAKNTVDSERLINQLKLNKLNIADDPKKADTIIINTCGFIDAAKEESINTILSAVELKKRGKIKKILVAGCLSERYKNELAKEIPEVDAYFGTEKYKEIVEELGGNLKRELLGERELTTPKHYAYLKVSEGCDNPCSFCAIPLMRGFHKSVPIEQLIGEAKSLAAKGVKELIIIGQDTTDYGKDLYGKRNIAELLNRLSDINGIEWIRLLYAYPSHFPDDLIDTIASNEKICKYIDIPLQHISDSVLKSMRRGITQRRTKELLYKLKEKIPNLTLRTTFIVGYPAETEKDFNELSDFVREFEFDRFGVFNYSVEEKTPSFILGDPIPNELKEERKATLMEIQRNISLKKNQNFIGEKIKVLIDDFTENNYVGRSQRDAPEVDGEIILSSENSLSIGNFYYVEIYDCNEYDLFGKLIVMKQ, from the coding sequence ATGCAAGACTCAAGCAAAATTTCGGTACTAACGTTAGGTTGTGCAAAAAACACTGTCGATTCCGAACGTTTAATAAATCAATTAAAACTAAACAAACTCAATATAGCAGATGACCCTAAAAAAGCTGACACAATAATAATAAACACTTGCGGTTTTATTGATGCTGCTAAAGAAGAATCAATAAACACTATCTTATCTGCAGTTGAACTTAAGAAAAGAGGAAAAATCAAAAAAATTTTAGTGGCAGGCTGCCTATCGGAAAGATATAAAAATGAATTGGCAAAAGAAATTCCAGAAGTTGACGCATACTTTGGCACTGAAAAATACAAAGAAATAGTTGAAGAATTAGGAGGCAATTTAAAAAGAGAACTTTTAGGCGAGCGAGAATTAACTACGCCAAAGCATTATGCTTATTTAAAGGTTTCAGAAGGATGCGATAACCCTTGTTCTTTTTGCGCAATTCCGTTAATGCGAGGCTTTCATAAATCTGTCCCTATCGAACAACTCATCGGTGAAGCAAAATCCCTAGCAGCCAAAGGGGTAAAAGAATTGATTATTATTGGTCAAGATACAACAGACTATGGCAAAGATTTATATGGCAAAAGAAACATAGCTGAGCTTCTCAATAGACTTTCTGATATTAATGGGATAGAATGGATACGTCTGCTTTATGCCTACCCTTCTCATTTCCCAGATGATTTAATAGATACCATAGCCTCAAACGAAAAGATATGCAAATATATTGACATACCGCTTCAACATATATCAGATTCAGTATTAAAGTCAATGAGACGCGGAATAACCCAAAGAAGAACTAAAGAATTGCTTTACAAGTTGAAAGAAAAAATACCTAATTTAACACTACGCACAACTTTTATTGTAGGTTATCCAGCAGAGACAGAAAAAGACTTCAACGAACTAAGTGATTTTGTTAGAGAATTTGAATTTGACAGGTTTGGTGTGTTCAATTATTCGGTAGAAGAAAAAACTCCAAGCTTTATTTTAGGTGACCCAATCCCTAATGAATTAAAGGAAGAAAGAAAAGCCACATTGATGGAAATCCAAAGGAATATATCCCTCAAGAAAAATCAAAATTTCATCGGTGAAAAAATTAAAGTATTGATAGATGATTTTACTGAAAATAATTATGTAGGCAGGTCGCAAAGAGATGCACCAGAAGTAGATGGAGAAATAATATTAAGTTCTGAAAATTCTTTATCAATAGGCAACTTTTATTATGTTGAAATTTACGATTGCAATGAGTATGATTTATTTGGTAAGTTAATAGTTATGAAACAATGA
- a CDS encoding DUF47 domain-containing protein, giving the protein MIKFLIPKEEKYFDHFNDMIDNTFEMATLIKELFSNSKLNFEVQQRIFSLERRCDEVSDKILKRLNKTFITPFDREDIVNLSHRIESTSDSLKALASRLEILNLERKIEGAQKLTDIIYLQVKNLHEAIHELKHRNNTTNLCKAVQDLESEADTVYKESMKNLFANETDPIVLIKNKEILDMLEKTVDKLQLVANAILTIYVKNS; this is encoded by the coding sequence ATGATTAAGTTTTTAATTCCAAAAGAAGAAAAATATTTTGACCATTTCAATGATATGATTGATAACACTTTTGAAATGGCAACATTAATCAAGGAATTATTTAGCAACTCAAAACTAAATTTCGAGGTTCAACAGAGAATATTTTCGTTAGAAAGGCGTTGTGATGAGGTTTCTGATAAGATATTAAAAAGACTTAATAAAACATTTATTACTCCATTCGATAGAGAGGATATTGTTAATCTTTCCCATAGGATAGAAAGTACAAGTGACTCGTTAAAAGCTCTTGCATCGAGATTAGAAATCCTGAATCTCGAAAGGAAAATTGAAGGTGCCCAAAAGCTTACCGATATAATTTATCTTCAAGTAAAAAATTTGCACGAAGCTATTCACGAGCTTAAACATAGAAATAATACGACAAATTTATGCAAAGCTGTACAAGATTTGGAATCTGAAGCAGACACGGTTTATAAAGAATCAATGAAAAATCTTTTTGCCAATGAAACTGACCCCATTGTGCTAATAAAGAATAAAGAAATATTGGATATGCTTGAAAAAACTGTAGACAAGCTGCAATTAGTTGCAAATGCTATCCTTACAATTTATGTAAAAAATAGTTAA
- a CDS encoding putative signal transducing protein, whose translation MICPKCEYEYVDGIEVCPDCGTELVPVEEFEGHLVHPEDWVVVYSTDRTYEAEMLKANLESANVETLILSQNDKNFPTVGDLSVIKLLVKKNQVQTALEIINDINANSEDNSQKSEE comes from the coding sequence ATGATTTGCCCCAAATGCGAATACGAGTATGTGGACGGAATAGAGGTTTGTCCGGATTGTGGAACTGAATTAGTCCCCGTTGAAGAGTTTGAAGGGCATTTAGTACATCCGGAAGATTGGGTGGTTGTATACAGCACAGATAGAACTTATGAAGCTGAAATGTTAAAAGCCAACTTAGAAAGTGCAAATGTAGAAACACTTATTCTTTCGCAAAATGATAAAAATTTCCCCACCGTGGGGGATCTTTCTGTTATTAAATTGCTTGTTAAGAAAAATCAGGTTCAAACTGCATTGGAAATAATTAATGATATTAATGCCAATTCTGAAGATAATAGTCAAAAAAGTGAAGAATGA
- a CDS encoding GWxTD domain-containing protein codes for MRYIIIILFFVINSMILSQVELSRPDENTQLVASFYIDYTCNKSQLPGKTRFDVFLQVPYRSIQFIKRDSIFFGTYNVTLTFYDSDKSNILFEKMWQEQVKTANFRQTTSQNNYNISYKNFDLTPGKYVLKCYIEDNNSEKKSEKTFPITIRKINDTLGISDILLISDIIHNSDVENIVPNAARIITNKTKNLQLTYEIYSSTNRNVFVNYLIKDNDDNKIFETKDTLTIKEGTNPIYYTINYQNFIIGKYELEVSLQNLENKTISSVTKTINSRIFGLPSTIVNLNKAIEQMIYIASSKEIDEIKNSKTYQEKLDKFMAFWNSKKPNKNSDENPILNEYYRRIDYANKNFRGIGEGWRTDMGMVYVTFGPPSNVERHAFEMDSKPYEIWEYYEQNRYFVFVDNTGFGDYYLVNPDYSRWPGYRQ; via the coding sequence ATGAGATATATAATTATAATTTTGTTTTTTGTTATAAACAGTATGATATTATCACAAGTTGAGCTTTCAAGACCTGATGAGAACACGCAACTTGTTGCATCTTTTTATATTGATTACACTTGTAATAAAAGCCAGTTACCCGGCAAGACTCGTTTCGATGTTTTTCTTCAAGTGCCTTATCGCAGTATTCAGTTCATAAAAAGGGATTCCATTTTCTTTGGTACTTATAACGTTACGTTGACTTTTTACGATTCAGACAAATCAAATATTCTATTTGAAAAGATGTGGCAAGAGCAAGTTAAAACAGCAAACTTCAGACAAACGACCTCTCAAAACAACTACAATATCAGTTACAAAAATTTTGATTTGACACCTGGCAAATACGTATTAAAATGTTACATAGAAGATAATAACTCTGAAAAGAAAAGTGAAAAAACTTTCCCTATAACAATCAGAAAAATTAATGACACACTTGGAATTAGCGATATACTGCTGATAAGTGACATAATACATAATAGTGATGTCGAAAACATCGTTCCAAACGCTGCAAGAATAATAACTAATAAAACTAAGAACCTCCAGTTAACTTATGAAATATACTCTTCGACTAATCGTAATGTTTTTGTTAATTATTTAATAAAAGATAATGATGACAATAAAATTTTTGAAACTAAAGACACACTTACAATAAAAGAGGGGACAAATCCAATTTACTACACAATTAATTACCAAAACTTCATAATTGGCAAATATGAATTGGAAGTCTCACTACAAAATTTGGAAAACAAAACTATAAGTTCAGTTACTAAAACTATAAACTCTAGGATTTTCGGGTTGCCCAGTACAATTGTAAACCTAAACAAAGCAATTGAACAGATGATTTATATTGCTTCCTCAAAAGAAATTGATGAAATAAAAAATTCAAAAACTTATCAAGAAAAATTAGATAAGTTCATGGCATTCTGGAACTCTAAAAAGCCAAATAAAAATTCAGATGAAAATCCAATTCTCAACGAATATTACAGAAGAATTGACTACGCAAATAAAAACTTTAGAGGTATTGGTGAAGGGTGGCGTACAGATATGGGAATGGTTTATGTAACTTTTGGACCGCCAAGCAATGTAGAACGCCACGCTTTTGAAATGGATTCTAAACCTTATGAAATTTGGGAATATTACGAGCAAAACAGATACTTCGTTTTTGTAGATAACACAGGTTTTGGAGATTATTACTTGGTCAACCCAGATTACAGTCGCTGGCCCGGCTATAGACAATAA
- a CDS encoding phosphatidate cytidylyltransferase, with protein sequence MNLSNTTIRVIVAFVGIPTMLFVCWYGKFLFYLLTLAIGLVAYYEFSKIIRKKNSNANLIIGCLAIISIVTEAYNSFVDFKVLVLCIIILTLSFELFRNKGSAVNNLGGTFIGVFYIGLFASTLILIREYYNQSEFLYNRGGYLIISVLATIWICDSAAFFLGSSFGRHKLFPRVSPNKSWEGAIAGFMFSLITMIVMKELLVNFISILDAVVLGVIIGVFGQLGDLVESLLKRDVDVKDSSSILPGHGGIFDRFDSLLFSSPFIYLYMFFFFR encoded by the coding sequence ATGAACCTGAGCAATACAACAATAAGAGTTATAGTTGCATTTGTTGGTATTCCAACAATGTTATTTGTTTGTTGGTATGGTAAGTTTCTTTTTTATTTACTAACCTTAGCAATAGGTCTAGTTGCTTATTATGAATTTTCTAAAATAATCAGGAAAAAGAACAGCAATGCCAATTTAATCATAGGCTGTCTGGCCATAATTTCGATTGTTACAGAAGCTTATAATTCTTTCGTTGATTTTAAAGTGCTTGTCCTGTGTATCATTATTTTGACTTTATCTTTTGAACTTTTTCGAAATAAAGGTTCTGCAGTTAATAATTTGGGCGGAACTTTTATTGGAGTTTTTTATATCGGATTGTTCGCTTCGACTTTGATTTTAATACGAGAATATTACAATCAATCCGAATTTTTATACAATCGCGGCGGCTACTTAATTATTTCTGTTTTAGCGACCATCTGGATTTGTGATTCGGCTGCATTTTTTTTGGGCTCCAGTTTCGGTAGACATAAACTGTTTCCACGAGTTAGCCCAAATAAAAGCTGGGAAGGAGCCATTGCAGGATTTATGTTTTCTTTAATTACAATGATAGTAATGAAAGAATTATTAGTAAATTTTATTAGCATTTTGGACGCTGTTGTTTTGGGGGTAATTATTGGGGTTTTTGGTCAATTAGGGGACTTAGTTGAAAGCCTCTTAAAACGCGATGTTGATGTAAAAGATTCATCTTCAATTCTACCAGGTCATGGCGGTATATTCGATAGATTTGACTCGCTCCTTTTTAGCTCACCATTTATTTATCTTTATATGTTTTTCTTCTTTCGCTGA
- a CDS encoding ribonuclease HII, which translates to MRKNLTMLHDSLKAFDNSFITKKIKLIAGVDEAGRGPIAGPVVAAAVIFSKDTILEGVNDSKKLSAKQREFLFNKIIDSALSFGIGIVDHKEIDRINILQASLKSMKIAVEKLKLRPDLILIDGNKTFYSDVPTKTIIKGDSKSFAIAAASVIAKVIRDKLMDKASMYFPEYYWSSNKGYATKTHIEAVKKYGASEFHRKTFLKKIIEKDYKENPPLLNDLVKNNI; encoded by the coding sequence ATGCGAAAAAATTTAACAATGCTTCATGATAGTTTAAAGGCTTTCGATAATTCTTTTATTACAAAAAAAATAAAACTTATTGCAGGGGTAGACGAAGCAGGCAGAGGTCCTATTGCAGGTCCAGTTGTGGCCGCTGCAGTAATTTTCAGCAAAGATACAATCTTAGAAGGTGTAAATGATTCTAAAAAATTATCTGCCAAACAAAGAGAATTTTTGTTTAATAAAATAATTGATTCTGCATTGAGTTTCGGCATTGGAATAGTTGACCATAAAGAAATTGACAGAATTAACATACTTCAGGCTTCACTTAAATCGATGAAAATTGCCGTAGAAAAATTAAAACTAAGGCCAGACTTAATTTTAATTGATGGAAATAAAACATTTTATTCTGACGTTCCTACAAAAACCATAATTAAAGGCGATTCGAAATCATTTGCTATTGCTGCAGCATCAGTTATTGCAAAAGTTATAAGAGATAAGTTAATGGACAAAGCTTCAATGTACTTTCCAGAATATTATTGGTCAAGTAATAAAGGTTATGCTACTAAAACACACATTGAAGCTGTTAAAAAATATGGTGCATCTGAATTTCACAGGAAAACATTTCTTAAAAAAATTATAGAAAAAGATTATAAAGAAAATCCCCCTTTGTTAAATGATCTCGTAAAAAATAATATATAA
- a CDS encoding outer membrane protein assembly factor has protein sequence MIHLIQSRKLIFVLLITNSVFPQTIKSIEVKGSVNFPETEYINWCGASIGAKFNKELIDTVKKNIANNLSAEGFYNFSFNYIQFVKEDSLSYKLLINIDEGNPTFIKNINFTSNFEDTSVIKDYLDELKNKIFSRENINVAFNNILDSFENNGYPFAVIKIISVEFFDDTLSNEHQANLQLEIDKNVRAKIDYINITGNTKTKSDVIIRATGIRKGELYSQKLIDDIPDKLNKLNFFKSVEKPTYYLNTNNEGILNIKIEEQQTNNFDGVIGYVPSSSYNESGYFTGFVNIGLRNLFGTARNASIRWQQENPSTQELEFHYLEPWILNYPFNLEAGFFQRKQDSTYIQRSLSAQLEFLATDEISASFLISNQTTIPTERKVNVFTVFNSSTLTTGLSFKIDRRNDIYSPTRGLIFISSLKSNTKRITGPASYITTDTKTKINYQRIEADLELFHQLFTNQVIKLGLHARELKGNDFEISDLYFLGGTNTLRGYKEKQFQGNRIFWSNFEYRYLLEKRTFIFVFFDTGYYLRNEDLQKNILFVSDYKYGYGLGLNIETSLGILNVSFALGKGDSFSQGKIHFGLINNF, from the coding sequence ATGATACACCTAATACAATCTCGTAAATTAATTTTTGTTCTTCTGATTACAAACTCTGTATTCCCTCAAACCATCAAATCAATTGAAGTAAAAGGTTCAGTAAATTTTCCTGAAACTGAATACATAAATTGGTGCGGTGCTTCAATTGGGGCAAAATTCAATAAGGAACTTATCGACACTGTTAAAAAGAATATTGCAAACAATTTATCAGCCGAAGGCTTTTATAACTTTTCCTTCAACTATATTCAGTTTGTCAAAGAAGATTCACTCTCATACAAATTATTGATTAATATTGATGAGGGAAATCCAACTTTTATTAAAAATATTAATTTTACTTCCAACTTCGAGGATACATCAGTTATTAAAGATTACTTAGATGAATTAAAAAACAAAATTTTTTCGAGAGAAAATATCAATGTTGCTTTCAATAACATTTTAGACTCTTTTGAAAATAACGGTTATCCTTTCGCCGTAATTAAAATAATCTCGGTAGAGTTTTTTGATGATACACTTTCTAACGAACATCAAGCAAATTTGCAACTGGAAATAGACAAAAATGTAAGAGCAAAAATAGATTACATAAATATCACTGGAAATACAAAAACAAAAAGCGATGTGATAATACGAGCTACAGGCATTAGAAAAGGTGAACTGTATTCTCAAAAATTAATTGATGACATACCCGATAAGTTAAATAAGCTAAATTTTTTTAAATCAGTTGAAAAACCAACGTACTATCTTAACACAAATAACGAGGGGATTCTTAACATTAAAATAGAAGAGCAACAAACAAATAACTTTGACGGCGTTATAGGTTACGTGCCTTCAAGTTCATATAACGAGTCGGGCTATTTTACTGGATTTGTAAATATTGGTTTAAGAAATTTATTTGGCACTGCAAGAAACGCTTCCATACGATGGCAGCAGGAAAATCCATCAACACAAGAACTTGAATTTCACTATTTAGAGCCATGGATTCTTAATTATCCATTTAACTTGGAGGCAGGATTTTTTCAACGCAAGCAGGATTCTACATACATCCAACGAAGTTTAAGCGCTCAATTAGAATTTTTAGCAACAGATGAAATTTCAGCGTCCTTTTTAATTTCAAATCAAACTACAATTCCTACAGAGCGAAAAGTTAACGTTTTTACGGTTTTTAATTCCTCTACACTAACTACAGGCTTAAGTTTTAAAATTGACAGACGCAACGATATTTACTCACCAACTCGAGGCTTAATTTTTATAAGCAGCTTAAAATCCAACACAAAAAGAATTACTGGGCCGGCAAGCTACATAACTACAGATACTAAAACTAAAATTAATTACCAGCGAATTGAAGCAGACTTAGAGCTTTTTCATCAATTATTTACTAATCAAGTTATTAAATTGGGTCTGCATGCAAGAGAGTTAAAGGGCAACGATTTTGAAATAAGCGATCTTTATTTTTTGGGAGGCACAAATACTCTTCGTGGTTATAAGGAAAAGCAATTTCAAGGTAACAGAATTTTTTGGTCTAATTTTGAATACCGCTATTTATTAGAAAAACGCACATTTATTTTCGTGTTTTTTGATACAGGGTATTATCTTAGGAATGAAGATTTACAAAAAAATATTTTATTTGTATCCGATTATAAATACGGATATGGATTGGGTTTAAATATTGAAACTAGCCTTGGCATACTAAATGTAAGTTTCGCTCTCGGCAAAGGGGATTCATTTAGTCAAGGCAAAATTCATTTTGGATTAATAAATAACTTTTGA